One Gloeothece verrucosa PCC 7822 DNA window includes the following coding sequences:
- a CDS encoding tetratricopeptide repeat protein, with protein MDESLPVIYISVLVLLLSVTAIFLFRQIFKTRRLENTFSRLQKKLQKEKGTAKEYYELGSLYLDKKLYVQSVNLFQKALKADDDIETENKALIYNALGYTYYAQEQYELAIRNYKEAIKLYPEYVIALNNLANVYDKKQMAAKALETYEETLKVDPNNSLAKRRAESLRKRFVESK; from the coding sequence ATGGATGAATCTCTACCGGTAATTTATATCTCTGTATTAGTGCTGTTATTATCAGTGACAGCGATCTTTCTATTTCGCCAAATTTTCAAAACGCGACGACTTGAAAACACTTTTTCCCGTCTGCAAAAAAAACTCCAGAAGGAAAAAGGAACGGCTAAGGAATATTATGAGCTTGGTAGCCTTTATCTGGATAAAAAGTTATATGTTCAGTCTGTCAATCTCTTTCAAAAGGCTTTAAAAGCTGACGATGATATCGAAACGGAAAATAAGGCGTTAATTTATAATGCTTTAGGGTATACTTATTATGCTCAAGAGCAGTATGAGTTGGCTATCCGTAACTACAAAGAAGCGATTAAACTCTATCCTGAGTATGTGATCGCCTTAAATAATTTAGCCAATGTTTATGATAAAAAACAGATGGCGGCTAAGGCGTTAGAAACTTATGAGGAAACTCTTAAGGTTGACCCTAATAATAGTCTTGCTAAACGCCGGGCTGAGTCGTTACGTAAGCGCTTTGTTGAGTCCAAGTAA
- a CDS encoding DUF4231 domain-containing protein — protein MANIEQIDPIQGLNTEQDYSSSENAGFLSALKIFEYLLLAIFIGTIIFNLIFPELQLVKLYSAGSAAVLVFVYLIDQELAKGYNKSSERFELTRKAKLYDALRSDVTGGANKFITPARVRALKYSQDLIDDYKKTRETSRNIYYIFQIATIVLSGVTPILVLVDKLETGNGWLKWLPVICPAIAAIVASIVTSFPFQENWVAANTAVELLEAEQEKFILGVTPLYQYSSLEASQLPLEAQKSVENFIVQVNNIHLKQLQAFNEKKLEQKPEEGTGEEQSQPSS, from the coding sequence ATGGCCAATATCGAACAAATAGACCCAATTCAGGGTTTAAATACCGAACAAGATTACTCTAGCTCAGAAAACGCTGGGTTTTTGTCAGCGTTGAAAATATTTGAGTATTTACTGTTAGCTATTTTCATCGGGACAATAATTTTTAACTTAATTTTTCCCGAACTGCAACTCGTTAAATTGTACTCTGCTGGTTCGGCGGCTGTTTTAGTTTTTGTGTATTTAATTGATCAAGAATTAGCTAAAGGCTACAACAAAAGCAGTGAGCGCTTTGAACTGACTCGCAAGGCTAAATTATATGATGCTCTTAGAAGTGATGTGACTGGGGGAGCGAATAAGTTTATCACGCCAGCCAGAGTTAGAGCCTTAAAATATAGCCAAGATTTAATTGATGATTACAAAAAAACCCGCGAAACCTCTCGCAATATTTATTATATTTTCCAGATTGCGACGATTGTTTTATCTGGGGTTACACCCATTTTAGTATTAGTGGACAAATTGGAAACCGGCAACGGCTGGCTCAAATGGTTACCGGTTATCTGTCCTGCCATTGCGGCGATCGTGGCTAGTATCGTGACTTCCTTTCCGTTTCAAGAAAACTGGGTGGCTGCCAATACTGCCGTTGAATTGTTAGAAGCTGAACAGGAAAAATTTATTTTAGGAGTAACTCCCCTGTATCAATACAGTTCTTTGGAAGCATCTCAATTGCCTCTGGAAGCACAAAAATCTGTGGAGAATTTTATTGTTCAGGTGAATAATATTCATCTCAAGCAATTACAGGCCTTTAATGAGAAGAAGCTAGAACAGAAGCCCGAGGAGGGAACAGGTGAGGAGCAGTCTCAACCATCAAGCTAA
- a CDS encoding class I SAM-dependent methyltransferase, whose translation MISEQYQVFEKQETVQAWDEDYYHPLAQDYYDKAIENLFKLMDIQPGETILDAGCGPGVHSIRLAKKNIKVLAIDISKTMLREAQKRVLQEDVTHLIKFKEEDLTALSFADASFKSIFSWGVIIHIKEIEKALDELARVTAPGGKLGLYITNKNALDHTIESLARDLLSKHKLAWESLPMGKGIWFDFNNEKLWVWQIDTTALIKYLEQKNFRLTAHIIGEFTEIQRRLKGVPRTLLLKFNNLCYSLKVSPNLASTNLLIFEKTQ comes from the coding sequence ATGATTTCAGAGCAGTATCAAGTTTTTGAAAAACAAGAAACTGTTCAAGCTTGGGATGAAGACTACTATCATCCTCTTGCACAGGATTATTATGATAAAGCCATTGAAAATCTATTTAAATTGATGGATATTCAGCCTGGAGAAACCATTCTTGATGCGGGTTGTGGGCCAGGAGTTCATAGTATTCGCCTAGCCAAGAAAAACATTAAAGTTTTAGCTATTGATATCTCAAAAACTATGCTTAGAGAAGCCCAAAAAAGAGTTTTACAAGAAGATGTCACTCATTTAATTAAATTTAAAGAAGAAGATTTAACCGCTCTAAGTTTTGCTGATGCTTCATTTAAATCAATTTTTTCTTGGGGGGTTATTATTCATATTAAAGAAATAGAAAAAGCTCTAGATGAACTAGCACGAGTGACGGCTCCAGGTGGCAAGTTAGGGTTGTATATAACCAATAAAAACGCTTTGGATCATACTATTGAATCCCTAGCAAGAGATTTATTGAGTAAACATAAATTGGCTTGGGAAAGCCTTCCTATGGGTAAGGGAATCTGGTTTGATTTTAATAATGAAAAACTCTGGGTTTGGCAAATTGATACAACGGCTTTAATCAAATATCTTGAGCAGAAAAATTTTCGTTTAACCGCTCATATTATTGGTGAGTTTACAGAAATTCAGCGACGGCTTAAAGGAGTGCCAAGGACTTTATTGCTAAAATTTAATAATCTTTGCTACTCATTAAAAGTCTCTCCTAATCTTGCCTCTACTAATTTACTAATTTTTGAAAAAACTCAATAA
- a CDS encoding LmeA family phospholipid-binding protein, whose protein sequence is MTSIVFGSLPLPNQSGDQLVSKAVSAAIAALFKRTGKIEANVRAEPVTKLLQGSVDGFDFIGNAMLMYNGLRIEAMELYVQAVSIDFSAIFKGQVRLRQPTQASMRVVLTEDDLTKSFNTPFVVEKLQKLQYQGKALYFQKTEMILNEDKSFSLKSQVRVGEASEPLNVDLKAHLEVVERRKLQFVDVTYGGDSEGIELSKALIDHVNNLLDLDKFALDGTQLRLDRFRIKDKELVFYGIAKIDQFPQRKVKAA, encoded by the coding sequence ATGACATCGATTGTGTTTGGTAGCTTACCATTACCCAACCAAAGTGGAGATCAACTCGTCAGCAAAGCGGTAAGCGCAGCGATCGCTGCCTTATTCAAGCGCACTGGCAAAATTGAGGCGAACGTCCGTGCTGAACCCGTAACTAAACTGCTTCAGGGCAGTGTGGACGGGTTTGACTTCATTGGTAACGCCATGCTGATGTACAACGGACTACGGATTGAGGCAATGGAACTCTATGTCCAAGCGGTTTCTATCGATTTTAGTGCCATTTTTAAAGGTCAGGTTAGACTGAGGCAACCGACTCAAGCAAGTATGCGAGTTGTGCTGACTGAAGATGATTTGACAAAATCTTTTAACACACCTTTTGTAGTAGAAAAGTTACAAAAATTACAGTATCAAGGAAAAGCGCTCTATTTCCAAAAGACTGAGATGATTCTCAATGAGGATAAATCCTTTAGCTTAAAATCTCAGGTCCGAGTCGGAGAAGCTTCAGAGCCGCTTAATGTGGACCTCAAAGCTCATTTAGAAGTGGTTGAGCGGCGTAAGCTTCAATTTGTCGATGTCACTTATGGGGGTGATTCAGAAGGGATAGAATTAAGCAAAGCTTTAATTGATCATGTGAATAATTTATTAGATTTAGATAAATTTGCCCTCGATGGGACTCAATTACGTTTAGATCGCTTTAGAATCAAGGATAAAGAACTGGTTTTTTATGGCATAGCTAAGATTGATCAATTTCCTCAGCGCAAGGTAAAAGCGGCTTAA
- a CDS encoding slipin family protein: METILATIAGFIILLGFGGLKVDREYERGVIFRLGRFNSIKGPGMYWIMPVVDEKAKVDIRTKTVDIAPQEAVTADSVTIKVNAVLYYRILDASKAINRVENYQVAVYQAAMTTLRNVVGQCILDEILQNRDKINLTVQNIVDEITEPWGIEIERVEMKDVEIPLAMQRAMAKEAEAVREKRARLIKAAAEQEASLMLAQASQKIMENPAALELRRLQMLTEIGAENNTTTLVMIPSDLVTLAKQWTENAQKSQERQSLNQNGTKGVEV, encoded by the coding sequence ATGGAAACCATTCTAGCCACAATAGCAGGGTTTATCATTCTCCTCGGTTTTGGGGGTCTAAAAGTTGACCGTGAATATGAAAGGGGAGTTATCTTTCGCCTAGGACGCTTTAACAGTATTAAAGGACCCGGTATGTATTGGATCATGCCGGTTGTTGACGAAAAAGCTAAGGTGGATATTCGGACTAAAACCGTTGATATTGCTCCACAAGAAGCCGTCACCGCCGATAGCGTTACCATTAAAGTCAATGCCGTGCTTTACTATCGCATTCTCGATGCTTCTAAAGCCATTAACCGAGTAGAAAATTACCAAGTGGCTGTTTATCAAGCCGCTATGACTACCCTACGCAATGTGGTGGGGCAATGTATTCTCGATGAAATTTTACAAAATAGAGATAAAATCAACCTTACCGTTCAAAACATTGTGGATGAAATTACTGAACCTTGGGGCATTGAAATTGAACGGGTAGAAATGAAAGATGTAGAAATTCCTTTAGCGATGCAACGAGCAATGGCTAAAGAAGCCGAAGCCGTTCGAGAAAAACGTGCCCGCTTAATTAAAGCGGCGGCTGAACAAGAAGCCTCTTTAATGTTGGCGCAAGCTTCTCAAAAAATCATGGAAAATCCTGCCGCTTTAGAATTAAGACGCTTACAAATGCTAACTGAAATCGGAGCCGAAAATAACACCACAACCCTAGTGATGATTCCCTCTGACTTAGTTACTTTAGCGAAACAATGGACTGAAAACGCCCAAAAGTCCCAAGAAAGACAGTCTCTTAACCAAAACGGGACTAAAGGAGTTGAAGTTTGA
- the hisD gene encoding histidinol dehydrogenase: MVRILKLAQMSASELALLKKRAELDIDNALVIAKTVIEKIKQDGDDGVVEYVRKFDYEGATVENLRVTPEEFAQAHELIEADVKTAIEQSFKNIKEVHQRQMPEEIQLAEIEKGVFAGEKIAPLPSAGLYVPRGRGAFPSMMLMLAIPAVVAGVKRVVVCTPPDKQGQVEPASLVAATMAGVTEIYKLGGVQAIAAMALGTQSIPKVDKITGPCSVYGAAAKRLLFGTVDVGLPAGPSESIILADESSNPQLAALDLLIEAEHGSDSAALLVTHSETVAEKASQYVDHYLQQLPEWRRKFCEDGLSAYGGIILTSSLEESLNFINDYAPEHLEVLVKEPFNILGQIHNAGEILLGSHTPSSMATYAIGVNAVLPTGGFARSYSAVSVFDFLKRSTLAYVTPEGFEKLKQTTTTLADYEGFPAHGLAIKERENLFS; the protein is encoded by the coding sequence GTGGTTAGGATTCTTAAACTCGCCCAAATGTCAGCTTCAGAACTCGCTCTTTTAAAAAAACGGGCAGAGTTAGATATCGATAATGCTCTAGTCATTGCTAAAACCGTCATTGAAAAAATTAAACAAGATGGGGATGACGGCGTAGTGGAATATGTCAGAAAATTTGATTACGAAGGCGCAACGGTAGAAAATCTTCGCGTCACCCCCGAAGAATTTGCTCAAGCTCATGAGTTAATCGAAGCTGATGTCAAAACAGCCATAGAACAGTCTTTTAAAAACATTAAAGAAGTTCATCAACGCCAGATGCCGGAAGAAATCCAACTGGCAGAAATAGAAAAAGGCGTATTTGCCGGCGAAAAAATAGCCCCCCTTCCTAGTGCCGGCTTATATGTTCCTAGAGGACGCGGCGCATTCCCTTCCATGATGTTGATGTTAGCCATTCCCGCCGTTGTAGCAGGAGTCAAGCGTGTGGTGGTCTGTACCCCGCCAGATAAACAGGGTCAGGTAGAACCAGCCTCTTTAGTTGCTGCAACAATGGCTGGAGTGACAGAAATCTATAAACTCGGAGGCGTGCAAGCAATCGCCGCTATGGCGCTGGGAACTCAATCTATCCCTAAAGTAGATAAAATTACAGGACCTTGTAGCGTTTATGGGGCAGCAGCCAAACGGCTTTTATTTGGCACTGTTGATGTGGGATTACCAGCCGGACCTAGTGAGTCGATTATTTTAGCCGATGAATCAAGCAACCCTCAACTAGCCGCCCTAGACTTATTAATTGAAGCTGAACATGGTTCTGATTCTGCGGCTTTGTTAGTGACCCATAGTGAAACGGTAGCCGAAAAAGCCAGTCAGTATGTCGATCATTATTTACAACAATTACCCGAATGGCGCAGAAAATTCTGTGAAGATGGGTTATCGGCTTATGGGGGTATTATCTTAACTTCTAGCTTAGAGGAATCCCTCAATTTTATTAATGACTACGCCCCAGAACATCTCGAAGTGTTAGTTAAAGAACCGTTTAATATTCTAGGACAAATTCACAATGCCGGCGAAATCTTGTTAGGTTCTCATACGCCCTCTTCCATGGCCACTTATGCCATCGGCGTTAATGCTGTGCTGCCGACTGGCGGCTTTGCCCGTTCTTATTCGGCGGTGTCTGTGTTTGATTTTCTCAAGCGTTCAACCCTCGCTTATGTGACACCCGAAGGATTTGAAAAATTAAAGCAAACCACCACAACTTTAGCCGATTATGAGGGCTTTCCCGCTCATGGTTTAGCCATCAAAGAAAGAGAGAACTTGTTTTCCTAA
- a CDS encoding ferrochelatase → MVAIPEQRQQDLTPSVPAHDGVAVLLMGYGEVESYEDFANYNEQALNLLTAKFAPVPTWIYPPLAKLLAIFDLHEWQHQHNHFISPHNHIFEHQREAIEKNLQAKWGERIKVFKAFNFCAPFLPHQVLEQIKAEGFEKILIYPLLVVDSIFTSGIAVEQVNAALSHTSNGQEHWVKGLRYIPSFYNQPDYINLMAQLVEEKISQELAATYLPSQIGIILMNHGCPHEAKGFTSGIDESQALYELVREKLIYRYPLISVGWLNHQTPLIKWTQPNAELAANNLIELGAKALIFMPIGFATENHETLLDVEHIIENLRRKYPKVNYVQMACVNDNPQFCQMVAHWADEQIEALLNEEALAVNPSLAISQVQANHHHHHHHHHGHHHH, encoded by the coding sequence GTGGTTGCTATACCTGAACAACGACAACAAGACCTCACTCCCTCAGTACCTGCCCATGACGGGGTTGCGGTGCTACTGATGGGTTATGGAGAAGTAGAAAGTTATGAAGACTTCGCCAACTACAATGAACAGGCATTAAATCTTCTAACCGCTAAGTTTGCTCCGGTTCCCACCTGGATTTATCCCCCTCTGGCTAAATTATTAGCTATTTTTGACCTCCATGAGTGGCAACACCAACATAACCACTTTATTTCACCCCATAATCATATTTTTGAACATCAACGGGAAGCCATTGAGAAAAATTTACAAGCGAAGTGGGGAGAACGAATTAAGGTATTTAAAGCCTTTAACTTCTGCGCCCCCTTCTTGCCACATCAAGTTTTAGAACAAATTAAAGCTGAAGGGTTTGAAAAAATCTTGATCTATCCCCTGTTAGTGGTAGATTCGATCTTTACCAGTGGCATTGCCGTAGAACAAGTGAATGCGGCTTTATCCCATACCAGTAACGGACAAGAACACTGGGTTAAAGGACTGCGCTATATACCCTCTTTTTATAATCAGCCAGACTATATCAATTTAATGGCCCAGTTGGTAGAAGAAAAAATTAGCCAAGAGTTAGCCGCCACTTATTTACCTTCCCAAATTGGGATTATTTTAATGAATCATGGATGTCCCCATGAAGCCAAAGGGTTTACCTCCGGAATTGATGAAAGCCAAGCGCTTTATGAATTAGTCAGAGAAAAACTGATTTATCGTTATCCTCTGATTTCTGTTGGCTGGTTAAATCACCAAACCCCCCTGATTAAATGGACTCAACCGAACGCCGAATTAGCGGCTAATAATTTGATTGAACTCGGAGCAAAAGCACTGATTTTTATGCCCATCGGGTTTGCGACAGAAAACCACGAAACCCTTTTAGATGTGGAGCATATTATTGAAAATTTGCGTCGCAAATACCCTAAAGTCAATTATGTTCAGATGGCTTGTGTCAACGATAATCCTCAATTTTGTCAGATGGTAGCCCACTGGGCAGATGAGCAAATAGAGGCTTTATTAAACGAGGAAGCTTTAGCGGTTAATCCCAGTTTAGCTATCTCCCAAGTGCAAGCTAACCATCATCATCACCATCACCATCATCACGGACATCATCATCATTAA
- the psb35 gene encoding photosystem II assembly protein Psb35: MYLFLEAVAKVGNFPTYFVAVYALGFIAAVTIGSIAWYNSKRPAGWEDVKRPEFVPEVKAENNDSQQQQK; this comes from the coding sequence ATGTATTTGTTTTTAGAGGCTGTAGCCAAGGTCGGTAATTTTCCTACTTATTTTGTAGCTGTTTATGCCCTTGGATTTATAGCGGCTGTAACCATTGGGTCAATTGCTTGGTACAATTCTAAACGTCCTGCGGGATGGGAAGATGTAAAACGTCCTGAATTCGTGCCTGAAGTTAAGGCCGAAAATAACGATTCCCAACAGCAACAAAAGTAA
- a CDS encoding tetratricopeptide repeat protein — MDKPTIDQLLQELKDLNEAVREAATAQLWRIWFEQKGELGLELLRRAQIFLESGQLEQVEAILNETIDHYPDFAEAWNRRAVLYYLQERFEASKQDCEKVVKLNPIHFGAWHGLGLCEAALGNYAEAINAFRKALEIQPHALINQKLILECTALMS; from the coding sequence GTGGATAAACCAACAATTGACCAATTACTCCAAGAACTAAAAGACCTAAATGAAGCCGTCCGAGAGGCGGCAACTGCCCAACTCTGGCGGATTTGGTTTGAACAAAAAGGAGAATTAGGCTTAGAACTGCTTAGACGCGCTCAAATTTTCTTAGAGAGCGGACAATTAGAGCAAGTAGAAGCGATTTTAAACGAAACTATTGATCATTATCCAGATTTTGCCGAAGCCTGGAATAGGCGGGCTGTTCTGTATTATCTACAAGAACGGTTTGAAGCCTCTAAGCAAGACTGCGAAAAAGTCGTTAAATTAAACCCGATTCATTTTGGGGCTTGGCACGGGTTAGGATTATGTGAGGCGGCTTTGGGCAATTATGCAGAAGCCATTAATGCTTTTCGCAAAGCCCTAGAAATTCAGCCCCATGCTTTAATTAATCAAAAGCTGATTTTAGAATGTACGGCATTGATGAGTTGA
- the rpsU gene encoding 30S ribosomal protein S21, translated as MTQIIIGQSESLESALRRFKKQVAKAGIYQDIKKHQFFETPQEKEKRKEAARRRSRTRHRTR; from the coding sequence ATGACTCAGATAATTATCGGTCAAAGCGAAAGCCTTGAATCTGCCCTCAGACGTTTTAAAAAACAAGTTGCCAAGGCAGGTATATATCAAGACATCAAAAAACATCAATTCTTTGAAACTCCCCAAGAAAAAGAAAAACGCAAAGAAGCGGCCCGTCGCAGAAGTCGCACCAGACATAGAACTCGTTAA
- a CDS encoding transporter substrate-binding domain-containing protein, which produces MIKSQKLLNLSLAIALMTLGLFPWASTRAASLEEIIHRGKLIVGVKDNTRPLGFKNEQGNLQGFEIDVAQRLAQELLGSAEAVILRPVNNLERLQVVIDGTVDITIARVTDTSSRSRVVDLSIYYYLDGTGLVTKNPLIRNRFDAASSRVALLNNSSTIAVIKSEMPNAKLIGVDSYEEALSLLESGQADVFAGDNSILAGWVQEYPQYRQLPVRLSGEALCVVMPKGLQYKSLHNRVNDAIARWQRSGWLQERATYWGLP; this is translated from the coding sequence ATGATTAAAAGCCAAAAACTGTTAAACTTGAGTTTAGCCATCGCTTTAATGACTCTAGGGTTATTTCCTTGGGCATCTACTAGAGCCGCTTCCTTAGAAGAGATTATTCATCGAGGTAAACTGATTGTCGGGGTTAAAGATAATACACGACCCCTAGGATTTAAAAACGAGCAAGGAAACCTGCAAGGTTTTGAAATTGATGTGGCTCAACGTCTGGCTCAAGAATTATTAGGCAGTGCGGAGGCGGTGATTTTACGTCCGGTAAACAATTTAGAACGTTTACAAGTGGTCATTGATGGGACGGTGGATATTACTATCGCTAGAGTAACAGATACATCTTCCCGCTCTAGAGTGGTGGACTTGAGCATTTATTATTATTTGGATGGGACAGGGTTAGTGACGAAAAATCCCCTAATCCGAAATAGATTTGATGCGGCTTCCTCCCGAGTTGCCTTGTTGAACAACTCCAGTACCATTGCGGTGATTAAGTCGGAAATGCCTAACGCCAAATTGATTGGAGTAGACTCTTATGAAGAAGCGTTAAGTCTTTTAGAATCGGGCCAAGCCGATGTTTTTGCGGGAGATAATAGTATTTTAGCGGGTTGGGTGCAGGAATATCCCCAGTATCGACAGTTACCAGTCCGTTTATCCGGAGAAGCCTTGTGTGTGGTTATGCCAAAAGGATTACAATATAAAAGCCTACACAATCGTGTTAATGATGCGATTGCCCGTTGGCAAAGGTCCGGATGGTTACAAGAAAGAGCAACCTATTGGGGACTACCTTAA
- a CDS encoding diguanylate cyclase, giving the protein MNSQLNKIKPFNPEDFLILVVDDLSKNLQLVVDILDHSGYATTFATSGQQAFERVRTAHPDLILLDLMMPEMNGLQVCEKLKSNQEYQEIPIIFLTASDEEGDLLEAFKLGAVDYVTKPFRAAELLARVKNHLELKRTRDELKAAYAQLELLVNIDPLTNVANRRALFKFGEQELYRAQRYHCSFSILLIDLDYFKHINDSYGHAMGDTVLKIVCNAINNSIRQIDLLGRFGGEEFVVILPKTKLKEAIIVAERIRKTISELSLLVGQKTLKITASIGLATYNQKDATLDEVLHRADKGLYLAKERGRNQVVIYDLNEPQEHD; this is encoded by the coding sequence ATGAATAGCCAGTTAAACAAAATTAAACCTTTTAACCCAGAAGATTTTCTAATTTTAGTCGTCGATGACCTTAGTAAAAATTTACAGCTTGTGGTTGATATTCTTGATCATTCCGGCTATGCAACGACCTTTGCTACCAGTGGACAGCAGGCTTTTGAACGAGTCAGAACTGCCCATCCAGATTTAATTTTACTGGATTTGATGATGCCAGAAATGAACGGCTTACAGGTATGCGAGAAGCTAAAATCTAATCAAGAGTATCAAGAAATTCCCATTATTTTTCTGACGGCTAGTGATGAAGAAGGAGATCTTTTAGAAGCATTTAAACTAGGGGCAGTGGATTATGTGACTAAACCTTTTAGGGCGGCTGAATTACTCGCACGAGTGAAAAATCATTTAGAATTAAAACGCACTCGAGATGAACTGAAAGCGGCTTATGCTCAACTGGAACTATTAGTTAATATCGATCCCTTGACGAATGTGGCTAACCGTCGTGCCCTTTTTAAGTTCGGCGAGCAGGAATTGTATCGCGCTCAACGCTATCATTGTAGCTTTTCTATCTTACTTATTGATCTAGACTACTTTAAACACATCAACGATTCTTATGGTCATGCGATGGGGGATACAGTCCTTAAAATCGTTTGTAATGCTATCAATAATAGTATTCGCCAAATAGATCTTTTAGGCCGTTTTGGCGGTGAAGAGTTTGTGGTGATTTTACCAAAAACTAAACTGAAAGAGGCTATCATTGTAGCAGAACGCATCCGCAAGACGATTTCTGAACTTTCCTTGCTCGTTGGCCAAAAAACCCTAAAAATAACCGCTAGTATCGGATTAGCCACTTATAATCAAAAAGATGCAACGCTTGATGAGGTCCTCCACCGGGCAGACAAGGGACTATATCTAGCAAAAGAACGGGGACGTAATCAAGTGGTGATTTATGACCTTAATGAGCCTCAAGAACATGATTAA
- a CDS encoding APC family permease has product MTRIDSVNNERESLSVNVGSSRQITLFTATCLVIANMIGTGVFTSLGFQVVDIQSGFTLLLLWFVGGIFALCGALCYGELGATMPRSGGEYHFLSKIYHPVVGFLSGWVSVTVGFAAPIALAGMALGKYLSSVVPGLNATVVAIVVVIAVSLIHSTNLKAGSSFQQIFTILKVLLIVVFIVCGLDLATPTGISFTPATEDMSLIFSSPFAISLFYVTYSYSGWNAAVYLASEVKNPEKTLPRALFWGTLVVMALYLLLNFIFLYSTPLNKLAGQLEIGYIVADRIFGSSGGKLMALLISLGLISSISSMIWAGPRVTQAIGEDIPLFKLLARKNRYGVPAYAIWFQLAIILVLLITSTFEKVVTYLEFTLILSSFMTVLGVFVYRLRFPNLPRPYSTWGYPITPCIFLGIGLWMLYFSFHAKPIESLAGLATIALGLPIYYFASKKKLA; this is encoded by the coding sequence ATGACACGAATAGACTCTGTTAATAATGAACGAGAATCTCTCTCAGTCAATGTAGGTTCTTCTCGCCAAATCACGCTATTTACCGCTACCTGCCTTGTGATCGCTAATATGATCGGAACAGGTGTATTCACGAGCTTGGGATTTCAAGTGGTGGATATTCAATCAGGTTTTACTTTATTACTGCTTTGGTTTGTCGGTGGTATTTTTGCTCTGTGCGGTGCCTTGTGCTACGGAGAGTTAGGTGCAACTATGCCGCGTTCAGGAGGAGAATATCATTTTCTTTCTAAAATTTATCATCCTGTGGTGGGATTTTTATCGGGATGGGTATCAGTAACGGTAGGATTTGCCGCCCCCATCGCTTTAGCAGGAATGGCTTTGGGCAAATATTTATCCAGTGTTGTACCAGGCTTAAATGCCACTGTGGTCGCTATTGTGGTAGTGATTGCTGTTTCCCTAATTCATAGTACAAATTTAAAAGCCGGTAGTTCCTTTCAACAGATATTTACTATCTTGAAGGTGCTTTTAATTGTTGTCTTTATTGTTTGTGGATTAGATTTAGCTACCCCAACAGGGATTAGTTTTACACCGGCGACAGAGGATATGTCGCTGATTTTTAGTTCTCCTTTTGCGATTTCCCTGTTTTATGTCACTTATTCCTATTCGGGTTGGAATGCGGCGGTTTATTTAGCCAGCGAGGTGAAAAATCCTGAAAAAACTTTACCTCGTGCCCTATTTTGGGGAACCCTGGTGGTTATGGCCTTGTATTTATTGTTAAATTTTATCTTTTTGTATAGCACTCCCCTGAATAAGTTAGCCGGGCAGTTAGAAATTGGCTATATTGTGGCTGATCGAATTTTTGGTTCGTCCGGGGGAAAATTGATGGCTTTGCTGATTTCTTTGGGCTTAATTTCTTCAATTAGTTCAATGATTTGGGCCGGACCGCGTGTGACTCAGGCTATTGGTGAGGATATCCCCCTCTTCAAACTTTTAGCCCGAAAAAATCGTTATGGTGTCCCCGCTTATGCCATTTGGTTTCAACTAGCGATTATTCTCGTTTTGCTGATTACTTCGACTTTTGAAAAAGTGGTCACTTATTTAGAATTTACCCTGATCCTGTCTTCTTTTATGACGGTGTTAGGGGTCTTTGTTTATCGCCTACGTTTTCCTAATCTTCCTCGCCCTTACTCTACCTGGGGCTATCCCATTACCCCCTGTATTTTTCTTGGCATTGGTCTATGGATGTTGTATTTTTCTTTTCATGCTAAACCGATAGAATCTTTAGCAGGATTAGCAACTATTGCTCTGGGTTTACCGATTTATTATTTTGCCTCTAAAAAGAAATTAGCATAA